One Flavobacterium sp. 90 DNA segment encodes these proteins:
- a CDS encoding App1 family protein — MKPILQLYRGYANEEELIVMGHVFKRTYDYDFQKKNFKNATSIINQFRIKTLQNFDIYLKCGNQEIHTKTLDDGYFKFCIPLEKETHFGWMEYEVSLKYKNETIVENGSFIRPHKGKLGIISDIDDTFLISHTQNFFKKIYILLFKNVNDRKVFTDVVPHYQALSSAGRNNKEEENAFFYVSSSEWNLYRFIVKFAKIHNLPRAVILLKDIKRGITDFFMSGRGNHDHKFDKIKHVLEFYPNLKYVLLGDDSQHDPVLYERICKIFPVTVKAVYIRQTGNHQKEATKKIMKNLENLEVSVCYYKHSSEAIMHSKSIGLI; from the coding sequence ATGAAACCAATTTTACAATTATATCGAGGTTATGCCAACGAAGAAGAATTAATTGTAATGGGACACGTTTTTAAAAGAACGTATGATTATGATTTTCAGAAGAAAAATTTTAAAAACGCCACTTCGATTATCAATCAATTCAGGATAAAAACGCTTCAGAATTTTGATATTTATTTAAAATGTGGCAATCAGGAAATTCACACCAAAACACTTGATGACGGTTATTTTAAGTTCTGTATTCCCCTGGAAAAAGAAACTCATTTTGGATGGATGGAATATGAAGTAAGTCTTAAATATAAAAATGAAACCATAGTCGAAAATGGCAGTTTCATAAGACCTCACAAAGGAAAACTTGGAATCATATCTGATATTGACGATACTTTTTTGATTTCGCATACTCAGAATTTCTTTAAAAAAATATACATTCTTCTCTTCAAAAATGTAAACGATCGTAAAGTCTTTACGGATGTTGTACCGCATTATCAGGCTTTGAGCTCTGCAGGCAGAAATAATAAAGAAGAGGAAAATGCTTTTTTTTATGTCTCGAGCAGCGAATGGAACTTGTATCGTTTTATTGTCAAATTTGCCAAAATACATAATCTGCCCAGAGCCGTTATTTTACTGAAAGATATTAAAAGAGGCATCACGGATTTTTTCATGAGCGGACGTGGAAATCACGATCACAAATTTGACAAAATAAAACACGTTTTAGAGTTTTATCCTAATCTGAAGTATGTTTTATTAGGTGATGATTCGCAACACGATCCCGTTTTATATGAACGAATTTGCAAAATATTCCCTGTAACAGTTAAAGCAGTTTACATCAGGCAAACCGGAAATCATCAAAAAGAAGCCACCAAAAAAATCATGAAAAACTTAGAGAATCTGGAGGTTTCTGTTTGTTATTATAAACATAGCAGTGAAGCAATTATGCATTCTAAAAGTATTGGACTTATTTAA
- a CDS encoding ABC-F family ATP-binding cassette domain-containing protein has protein sequence MLNIHNLSVSFGGTYLFEEVTFRLGAGDRVGLVGKNGAGKSTMLKMLARDFAPDSGVISQEKDIRMGFLRQDIDFERGRTVLEEAYEAFTDIKIVEKKLEEINHQLVTRTDYESEEYGQIIEDLSDYTHRFDLLGGYNYVGDTEKILLGLGFKREVFNNQTETFSGGWRMRIELAKLLLQSNDVLLLDEPTNHLDIESIIWLESFLRSYPGVVVIVSHDKMFLDNVTNRTIEISLGKAYDFNKPYSQYLELRHEIREKQLATQKNQAKKIEETEKLIEKFRAKASKASMAQSLIKKLDKVERIEVDEDDNSVMNISFPVSKEPGRVVVEAENVTKAYGDKTILKDISLLVERGSKIAFVGQNGQGKSTFIKAIVDEFEYQGSIKLGHNVQLGYFAQNQAEYLDGEITLLQTMEDAAMDTNRSKVRDMLGSFLFRGDDVEKKVKVLSGGERNRLALCKLLLQPINVLLMDEPTNHLDIKSKNVLKAALQKFGGTLLLVSHDRDFLQGMSNIVYEFKDQKIKEYLGDINYFLEQRNLENMREVEKKDVEKAAAPKENNKTSYEDQKKGKALQNRLSKVESQIKQLEKDIQHDDKLLASNYDKHIEDASFFTAYNKKKKDLDQLLLDWEIVQEEIDNFNA, from the coding sequence ATGCTTAATATACACAATTTATCGGTTTCTTTTGGTGGTACTTATTTATTCGAAGAAGTTACTTTTCGTTTAGGTGCCGGAGATCGAGTTGGACTTGTCGGGAAAAATGGTGCTGGAAAATCAACAATGCTTAAAATGCTGGCAAGAGATTTTGCTCCTGATTCCGGAGTTATTTCTCAGGAGAAAGATATCCGAATGGGTTTTTTACGTCAGGATATTGATTTTGAACGCGGAAGAACAGTATTAGAAGAAGCTTATGAAGCTTTTACAGATATTAAAATTGTAGAGAAAAAATTAGAAGAAATCAATCATCAATTGGTTACCAGAACCGATTATGAAAGTGAAGAATATGGCCAAATCATAGAAGATTTATCTGATTATACACATCGTTTTGACCTTCTTGGAGGTTACAATTATGTAGGTGATACAGAAAAAATTCTTTTGGGATTAGGTTTCAAAAGAGAAGTATTCAATAACCAAACCGAAACATTTTCAGGAGGTTGGAGAATGCGTATCGAGTTAGCAAAATTATTATTGCAATCAAATGATGTATTGCTTCTGGATGAGCCTACGAATCACTTAGATATCGAAAGTATCATTTGGTTAGAGAGTTTCTTGCGTAGTTATCCCGGAGTTGTCGTAATTGTTTCGCACGATAAAATGTTCCTTGATAATGTTACGAATCGTACGATCGAAATTTCATTAGGAAAAGCATACGATTTCAACAAACCATATTCTCAATATTTAGAATTGCGTCATGAAATCCGTGAAAAGCAATTGGCAACGCAAAAGAATCAGGCGAAGAAAATTGAAGAGACAGAAAAGTTAATCGAGAAATTCCGTGCAAAAGCTTCAAAAGCTTCGATGGCGCAATCGTTGATTAAAAAATTAGATAAAGTAGAACGAATTGAAGTTGACGAAGATGATAATTCAGTAATGAATATCTCTTTTCCGGTTTCAAAAGAACCTGGAAGAGTAGTTGTAGAAGCTGAAAATGTAACTAAAGCATACGGCGATAAAACAATTCTAAAAGACATTAGTTTATTGGTAGAACGCGGAAGCAAAATTGCTTTTGTGGGACAAAATGGTCAGGGAAAATCGACTTTCATCAAAGCAATCGTTGATGAATTCGAATATCAGGGAAGCATCAAGTTAGGACATAACGTGCAATTAGGATATTTTGCTCAAAATCAGGCTGAATATCTTGACGGAGAAATCACACTTCTTCAAACAATGGAAGATGCTGCAATGGACACCAACCGTTCTAAAGTTCGTGATATGTTAGGATCATTTTTATTCCGCGGAGACGATGTTGAGAAAAAAGTAAAAGTACTTTCAGGAGGAGAACGTAACCGTTTGGCACTTTGTAAATTACTACTACAGCCAATCAACGTTTTGCTAATGGATGAGCCTACGAATCACTTAGATATTAAATCTAAAAACGTATTGAAAGCGGCACTTCAAAAATTTGGCGGAACCCTATTATTAGTTTCTCACGATAGAGATTTCTTGCAGGGAATGTCGAATATTGTTTACGAATTCAAAGATCAAAAGATCAAAGAATATTTAGGAGATATAAATTATTTCTTAGAACAACGCAATCTTGAAAACATGCGTGAAGTCGAGAAAAAAGATGTTGAAAAAGCTGCTGCTCCAAAAGAAAATAATAAAACGTCATACGAAGATCAGAAAAAAGGAAAAGCACTTCAAAACCGATTAAGTAAAGTTGAAAGTCAGATCAAGCAATTAGAAAAAGACATTCAGCATGACGATAAGTTATTAGCGTCAAATTATGATAAACATATCGAAGACGCTTCATTTTTCACCGCATACAACAAAAAGAAAAAAGACTTAGATCAATTACTTCTTGATTGGGAAATCGTTCAGGAAGAAATCGATAATTTTAACGCTTAA
- a CDS encoding DUF983 domain-containing protein: protein MLKKGSKLNSILTGSCPKCQKESMYSDRNPLHLTKVLKMNDHCSHCGLKYQIEPSFFYGAMYVSYGLNVAVGIAAFIVSFVFFKTSIEESFITIVVTLILLFPFVLRLSRNLYINMFVSYDPNAGQG from the coding sequence ATGTTAAAAAAAGGATCGAAACTAAATAGTATTTTAACAGGAAGTTGTCCAAAATGCCAAAAAGAAAGCATGTATTCGGACAGAAACCCACTTCATTTGACTAAAGTTCTCAAAATGAACGATCATTGTAGCCATTGCGGATTAAAATATCAAATTGAACCTTCGTTTTTTTATGGTGCAATGTATGTGAGTTACGGTTTAAATGTTGCCGTAGGAATTGCAGCTTTTATTGTTTCGTTTGTGTTTTTTAAAACCTCAATCGAAGAGTCATTTATAACAATCGTTGTTACCTTAATTCTGTTATTTCCGTTTGTTTTGCGACTTTCCAGAAATTTATATATTAATATGTTCGTTTCTTATGATCCTAATGCTGGTCAGGGTTAA
- a CDS encoding FAD-binding oxidoreductase has product MLDYLIIGSGLAGISFAEIALKNNKSILVVDNMSQVSSRVAGGFYNPVILKRFSEVWNAQEQLVVMNEFYNEIEEKLQTKFNFKLPILRKFFSIEEQNNWFSASDKRNLAPFLSTKIITKKYKGIDSPYDYGEVLHTGYVDTMLLLDTYREYLKQNNLLLEQAFDYGYIEFFDYGIQYKNIQARNIIFAEGFGLHKNPFFNYLPLDGTKGEMFVIKAPDLDLDVIMNTSVFILPLGNDLFKVGATYNWEDKTDIPTEAGKQELIERINEIIDCDFEIVEHYGGVRPTVKDRRPLIGTHEEFKTLHILNGLGTRGVMLGPAMAKVLYDHIENEIPFEREIDIKRFRKRYLKSLNPDQH; this is encoded by the coding sequence ATGTTAGATTATTTAATTATCGGATCTGGATTGGCCGGAATTTCATTTGCAGAAATTGCCCTTAAAAACAATAAATCTATTTTAGTAGTAGATAATATGTCTCAGGTATCTTCAAGAGTAGCGGGAGGGTTTTATAATCCTGTTATTTTAAAGCGTTTTAGCGAGGTCTGGAATGCACAGGAACAATTAGTTGTAATGAATGAATTTTACAATGAGATTGAAGAGAAGTTACAAACCAAGTTTAATTTTAAACTTCCCATTCTAAGAAAATTTTTCTCTATAGAAGAGCAGAACAATTGGTTTTCGGCTTCAGACAAAAGAAACTTGGCACCTTTTTTATCAACCAAAATTATTACTAAAAAATATAAAGGAATTGATTCTCCATACGATTATGGCGAAGTATTGCATACCGGTTATGTAGATACAATGCTGTTATTAGATACTTATAGAGAATATTTAAAGCAGAATAATTTATTATTAGAGCAGGCTTTCGATTACGGTTATATTGAGTTTTTTGATTATGGAATTCAGTATAAAAATATTCAGGCACGAAATATCATTTTTGCAGAAGGCTTTGGATTGCATAAAAATCCTTTTTTTAATTATTTGCCATTAGACGGTACCAAAGGAGAAATGTTTGTGATAAAAGCTCCGGATTTAGATTTGGATGTAATTATGAATACAAGTGTTTTTATATTACCGCTTGGCAATGATTTGTTTAAAGTTGGTGCAACATACAATTGGGAAGACAAAACAGATATACCTACCGAAGCAGGAAAACAAGAATTAATAGAGCGAATAAACGAAATTATTGACTGCGATTTCGAAATTGTCGAGCATTATGGCGGAGTTCGTCCTACCGTAAAAGACAGGAGACCACTAATAGGAACTCACGAAGAGTTTAAAACGCTACATATTCTTAACGGATTAGGAACAAGAGGAGTTATGCTCGGACCAGCAATGGCAAAAGTTTTGTACGATCATATCGAAAATGAAATTCCTTTTGAGCGCGAAATAGATATTAAACGCTTTCGCAAAAGATATTTAAAAAGTCTTAACCCTGACCAGCATTAG
- the gldN gene encoding gliding motility protein GldN gives MKVKSFLIASVLVIGSFASNAQSNLLNAKTADQIGQKNAAQLIADNDKPLAYGYIDDRDVLMGKTVWEIIDLNEKINFPFYFPVDTANIGSDRRSLYDVLTKAMRTGRITEVYSDSYFNTKKTLKDIQGSLSRIDTTDAGRELINQYPDDYKTHVVKKKVVTGTGKKKVVTYVDQTVGATRTVPAEYILKQDLTAADVTQYKIKGYWYFDKRQGDLKYRLLGICPVTPDVYTMNSDEKDYIELFWVFFPNAREVLNEATAFNDNNSARPISFDQILNSRRFNSIIYKEENMYGDREIKDYMKNNAQNQLLESERVKEKIRNFEEDMWNY, from the coding sequence ATGAAAGTAAAAAGTTTTTTAATCGCTAGTGTTTTGGTTATAGGGAGTTTTGCTTCCAATGCACAATCGAATTTGCTTAATGCAAAAACTGCTGACCAAATTGGACAAAAGAACGCTGCTCAGCTCATTGCAGACAACGATAAGCCATTGGCTTATGGTTATATTGATGACAGAGATGTTTTGATGGGGAAAACGGTATGGGAAATCATCGACTTAAATGAAAAAATCAATTTTCCTTTTTATTTTCCTGTAGATACTGCCAATATTGGTTCTGATAGGCGTTCACTTTATGACGTTTTAACCAAAGCTATGAGAACAGGCAGGATTACGGAAGTGTATTCAGATAGTTATTTTAATACCAAAAAAACATTAAAGGATATTCAGGGGTCTTTATCACGAATTGATACGACAGATGCCGGTAGAGAATTAATTAACCAATATCCGGATGATTATAAAACACATGTTGTCAAGAAAAAAGTCGTTACCGGAACAGGTAAAAAGAAAGTTGTTACTTATGTTGATCAGACAGTTGGTGCAACAAGAACTGTTCCTGCGGAATATATCCTTAAGCAAGATTTAACTGCCGCTGATGTTACACAGTATAAAATAAAAGGATATTGGTATTTTGATAAACGTCAAGGTGATTTGAAATATCGTTTGTTAGGAATTTGTCCCGTGACTCCTGATGTTTATACAATGAACAGCGACGAGAAGGATTACATTGAATTATTTTGGGTCTTTTTCCCCAATGCCCGGGAAGTGCTAAATGAAGCAACAGCATTTAATGACAATAATTCGGCACGACCAATTTCATTTGATCAGATTTTAAATTCACGACGTTTTAATTCTATTATTTATAAAGAAGAGAATATGTACGGAGATCGTGAGATCAAAGATTATATGAAAAACAATGCACAAAATCAGTTGTTAGAATCGGAAAGAGTAAAAGAAAAGATTCGCAACTTCGAAGAAGATATGTGGAACTACTAA
- the gldN gene encoding gliding motility protein GldN — protein MKVRNFLIAIVSIAGGFASNAQSNLLNAKTPAQIGLKTPAQLISDNDKPLAYGYVDDRDVLMGKTTWEIIDLNEKINFPMYFPVDTANIGSDRRSLYDVLTKAVKNGKITEVYSDSYFNTKKSMKDIEGALSRIDTTDAGRELINQYPDDYKSHVVKKKVVTGTGKKKVVTYVDETVGATRTVPSEYILKQDLTAADVTQYKIKGYWYFDKRQSELKYRLLGICPVTPDVYTMNSDEKDYIELFWVFFPNAREVLHEAKAFNDNNSALPISFDQILNSRRFNSEIYKEENLYGDRAISDYMKDNAQNQLLESERVKEKIRNFEQDMWNY, from the coding sequence ATGAAAGTAAGAAATTTTTTAATAGCTATTGTTTCTATCGCTGGAGGTTTTGCTTCTAACGCGCAATCTAATTTGCTTAATGCAAAAACACCTGCTCAAATTGGACTTAAAACTCCTGCACAACTTATCTCAGACAATGATAAGCCATTGGCTTACGGTTATGTAGATGATAGAGATGTCTTGATGGGAAAAACTACTTGGGAGATTATTGATTTGAATGAAAAAATCAACTTTCCAATGTATTTTCCGGTAGATACAGCTAATATTGGTTCAGACAGACGTTCATTATATGACGTTTTGACGAAAGCCGTTAAAAACGGTAAAATAACTGAAGTATATAGCGACAGTTATTTCAATACTAAAAAATCTATGAAAGACATCGAAGGTGCATTATCACGTATTGATACTACAGATGCTGGTAGAGAATTGATCAACCAATACCCAGATGATTACAAATCTCACGTAGTGAAGAAAAAAGTAGTTACAGGTACTGGTAAAAAGAAAGTTGTTACTTATGTTGATGAAACAGTTGGTGCAACAAGAACAGTTCCTTCTGAGTATATCTTGAAACAAGATCTTACTGCAGCAGACGTTACACAATATAAAATTAAAGGATACTGGTATTTTGACAAACGTCAAAGTGAATTGAAATATCGTTTACTTGGAATTTGTCCTGTAACTCCGGATGTTTACACTATGAATAGTGACGAAAAGGATTATATTGAGTTATTCTGGGTTTTCTTCCCTAATGCGAGAGAAGTATTGCATGAAGCAAAAGCTTTTAACGATAATAATTCAGCACTTCCAATTTCATTTGATCAAATATTAAACTCTAGACGTTTCAATTCAGAAATCTACAAAGAAGAAAACTTGTACGGAGACAGAGCAATTAGCGATTACATGAAAGATAACGCTCAAAATCAGTTGTTAGAATCTGAAAGAGTGAAAGAGAAGATTCGTAACTTCGAACAAGATATGTGGAACTACTAA
- the gldM gene encoding gliding motility protein GldM — translation MAGGKLTPRQKMINLMYLVFIAMLAMNMSKEVLSAFGLMNEKFESANNASVANNAKMLSSLDLKASESKGEFATAAVTAHKVETISKEFYAYIGSLKGDVLHGFETDKETGKLPYESMDKGDNIDNWFTGEGYTAKGNEVISKIEKYKADMKAALTDKNNKYAAIIAEVEKKFDVSDVKNKEGLKDKYLAYHFKGFPAVASLAKLTAWQNDVQKTESDVYSNALGKAAVDEASYSKFQAIVVLDKNAYFQGEKVTGKVVLGKYDPNAQFSGFKGPGKLVNGQAVLEMTAGGVGEQKIGGSFNFMENGKPINLPFNGTYVVVPRPNSATISADKMNVVYRGVVNPISVSFAGVADNKVVASAPGLSSAGKAGKYNMNPGAGTEATISVTGTLPNGDKVTDKKTFRIKGIPGPTGTIRGEMGVVKGPRSNLEIATIGAKLLDFDFEVGLDVVGFNLKIAGQPTVVVTGNKLSAQCKQVLSRAGKGDQVTISEIKTKLVGAGSYLLPRTAPVIYEIQ, via the coding sequence ATGGCAGGAGGAAAATTAACCCCTAGACAGAAGATGATTAACCTGATGTATCTGGTTTTCATCGCAATGTTAGCAATGAATATGTCAAAAGAAGTTTTATCTGCTTTTGGCTTAATGAATGAAAAATTTGAAAGCGCTAATAATGCTTCGGTTGCAAATAATGCTAAAATGTTATCTTCATTAGACTTAAAAGCTTCTGAGTCAAAAGGAGAATTCGCTACAGCAGCAGTTACAGCTCATAAAGTTGAAACAATTTCGAAAGAATTTTATGCGTACATTGGTTCTTTAAAAGGAGACGTTTTACACGGATTTGAAACTGATAAAGAAACAGGAAAATTACCTTATGAGTCTATGGACAAAGGTGATAATATCGACAACTGGTTTACAGGAGAAGGATATACTGCTAAAGGAAATGAAGTTATTTCTAAAATTGAAAAGTATAAAGCGGACATGAAAGCTGCTTTGACAGATAAAAATAATAAATACGCTGCTATTATAGCTGAAGTTGAAAAGAAATTTGATGTTTCAGATGTAAAAAACAAAGAAGGTTTAAAAGATAAGTATTTAGCTTACCACTTTAAAGGTTTTCCTGCAGTTGCTTCATTAGCTAAACTTACAGCTTGGCAAAATGACGTTCAAAAAACTGAATCTGATGTTTACAGTAATGCTCTAGGAAAAGCGGCTGTAGATGAAGCATCTTACAGTAAATTTCAAGCTATTGTTGTTTTAGATAAAAATGCTTATTTCCAAGGAGAAAAAGTTACTGGTAAAGTAGTTTTAGGAAAATACGATCCAAATGCTCAATTTAGTGGTTTTAAAGGACCAGGTAAATTAGTTAATGGTCAAGCTGTGTTAGAAATGACAGCTGGTGGAGTTGGAGAACAAAAAATTGGAGGTTCTTTCAATTTCATGGAAAATGGTAAGCCAATTAATCTTCCTTTTAATGGAACTTACGTTGTTGTACCAAGACCAAACTCTGCTACAATTTCTGCAGACAAAATGAATGTAGTTTATAGAGGTGTTGTTAACCCAATCTCTGTATCATTCGCTGGTGTTGCTGATAACAAAGTTGTTGCTAGCGCTCCTGGATTATCTTCAGCTGGAAAAGCAGGAAAATATAACATGAACCCGGGTGCTGGTACTGAAGCTACTATTTCTGTAACTGGTACATTGCCAAACGGAGATAAAGTAACAGATAAGAAAACATTTAGAATTAAAGGTATTCCTGGGCCAACAGGAACAATTAGAGGTGAAATGGGTGTTGTAAAAGGGCCTAGATCTAACTTAGAAATTGCTACGATTGGTGCTAAATTACTTGATTTTGATTTTGAAGTTGGTTTAGATGTTGTTGGATTTAACTTGAAAATTGCCGGACAACCTACAGTTGTTGTTACTGGTAACAAATTAAGTGCACAATGTAAACAAGTTCTTTCAAGAGCAGGTAAAGGAGATCAGGTTACTATTTCTGAAATTAAAACTAAACTTGTTGGAGCTGGTAGTTATTTATTACCAAGAACTGCACCGGTAATTTACGAAATACAATAA
- the gldL gene encoding gliding motility protein GldL, whose protein sequence is MALLSKKAMNFAYGMGAAVVIIGALFKITHFEIGPLTGTLMLSVGLVTEALIFALSAFEPVDDELDWTLVYPELANGQARKKADKVETPSDAQGLLSQKLDTMLKEAKIDGELMSSLGNSIKNFEGAAKAISPTVDSIAGQKKYAEEMSMAAAQMESLNSLYKVQLESASRNAQANSEIAENASKLKEQMQSMTANIASLNSVYGGMLSAMSNKG, encoded by the coding sequence ATGGCATTATTAAGTAAAAAAGCAATGAATTTCGCTTATGGTATGGGAGCGGCAGTAGTAATTATTGGAGCATTATTCAAAATTACTCACTTTGAAATTGGACCGTTAACAGGTACATTGATGCTTTCAGTTGGATTAGTAACTGAGGCGTTAATCTTTGCTCTTTCTGCTTTCGAACCAGTAGACGACGAGTTAGACTGGACTCTTGTTTACCCAGAATTGGCTAATGGTCAAGCTAGAAAAAAAGCTGACAAAGTTGAAACTCCATCTGATGCTCAAGGATTGTTGTCTCAAAAATTAGACACTATGTTGAAAGAAGCTAAAATTGACGGTGAATTAATGTCAAGTTTAGGAAACTCTATCAAAAATTTCGAAGGAGCTGCAAAAGCAATTTCTCCAACTGTAGATTCTATCGCAGGACAAAAGAAATATGCTGAAGAAATGTCTATGGCTGCTGCACAAATGGAATCATTAAACAGCTTATACAAAGTACAATTAGAAAGTGCTTCAAGAAATGCACAAGCAAACAGCGAAATCGCTGAAAATGCTTCTAAATTAAAAGAACAAATGCAATCAATGACTGCAAACATTGCTTCTTTGAACAGTGTTTACGGTGGTATGCTTTCTGCAATGAGTAACAAAGGATAA
- the gldK gene encoding gliding motility lipoprotein GldK: protein MKKFIAFAAMLTLVIGCGKSGDKGELVGVTGGKWHPEKPYGMTLVPGGSFIMGKADADLANVEDAPTKTVTVRSFYMDETEITNSEYRQFVEWVKDSTMRVRLAILADETGQKASGDAKGKKGGSIADYAFNDSEPDKMTAYDKYMYDNYYSVGTKDDPYAGRKLNKKVKLIKDTKAYPDEYYTEVMDSMYLPIEESYNGLRTIDVNKLKFRYSWMDIQAAAKAKVGKRKDFVKTEQVSVYPDTTVWIKDFAYSYNEPMHNDYFWHKAYGDYPVVGVTWKQAKAFCAWRTLNKNSYIKSKKKGRDLVNAFRLPTEAEWEYAARGGLESATYPWGGPYTKSDRGCFLANFKPNRGDYAADEALYTVEAKSYEPNGYGLYNMAGNVSEWTDSAYNPNAYEYVSTMNPNVIDGNNQRKVVRGGSWKDVAYFLQVSTRDHEYADSARSYIGFRTVQDYMGTQTTGSGKKKSKL from the coding sequence ATGAAGAAGTTTATTGCATTTGCAGCAATGTTAACACTGGTAATTGGCTGTGGTAAGTCAGGAGACAAAGGAGAATTGGTTGGTGTTACAGGAGGGAAATGGCATCCTGAAAAACCTTATGGAATGACTTTGGTTCCAGGTGGATCTTTTATAATGGGTAAGGCTGATGCTGATTTAGCGAATGTGGAGGATGCTCCGACTAAAACAGTAACTGTTCGTTCGTTTTATATGGATGAAACCGAAATTACAAATAGCGAATATCGTCAGTTTGTGGAGTGGGTAAAAGACTCTACAATGAGAGTTCGTTTGGCTATTTTAGCTGATGAAACCGGGCAAAAAGCTTCAGGTGATGCTAAAGGTAAAAAAGGCGGTAGTATCGCAGATTATGCATTTAATGATTCTGAGCCGGACAAAATGACGGCTTATGATAAATATATGTATGATAACTACTATAGTGTAGGGACAAAAGATGATCCGTATGCTGGTAGAAAATTAAACAAAAAAGTGAAGTTAATTAAAGATACTAAAGCTTACCCGGATGAGTATTATACTGAGGTAATGGACTCTATGTATTTGCCAATTGAAGAATCATATAATGGTTTAAGAACAATTGATGTAAATAAATTGAAATTCCGTTATTCTTGGATGGATATTCAGGCTGCTGCAAAAGCTAAAGTAGGAAAAAGAAAAGACTTCGTTAAAACAGAACAAGTTAGTGTTTATCCAGATACAACAGTTTGGATTAAAGATTTCGCTTACTCATATAATGAGCCAATGCATAACGATTATTTCTGGCATAAAGCTTACGGAGACTATCCTGTAGTTGGTGTGACTTGGAAACAAGCTAAAGCATTCTGTGCTTGGAGAACCTTAAATAAAAACAGCTATATCAAATCTAAGAAAAAAGGACGTGATTTAGTAAATGCTTTCAGATTACCAACTGAAGCAGAATGGGAGTATGCTGCAAGAGGTGGTCTGGAGTCTGCAACTTACCCATGGGGAGGTCCTTACACTAAAAGTGACAGAGGTTGTTTCTTAGCAAACTTCAAACCTAACAGAGGAGATTATGCAGCTGATGAGGCTTTATATACTGTTGAGGCTAAATCTTATGAGCCAAACGGTTACGGATTATATAACATGGCAGGAAACGTTTCAGAGTGGACAGATTCAGCTTACAATCCAAATGCATACGAATACGTTTCTACAATGAACCCTAACGTAATTGATGGAAACAATCAAAGAAAAGTTGTTCGTGGAGGATCTTGGAAAGATGTTGCGTACTTCCTACAGGTAAGTACTCGTGATCACGAATATGCTGATTCTGCAAGAAGTTATATTGGTTTCAGAACTGTACAAGATTACATGGGAACTCAAACAACTGGAAGCGGAAAAAAGAAAAGTAAATTATAA